The DNA window GGGAACCCGACGGCGCGCCCGGTGAGGAGGAGGCCTGTCTGGCCGACCTGCAACGCCGGGCCTCGACCTTGCCGACGCCCTGGCAACGCCACAGCCTGCCCTCCTGGCTTTGGCAGCGGCTGGCCGGAGACCGGGACGAGGCACAGGCCGAAGCCCTGGCGACCTTTCTCAACGGTACGGCTCCCCTCGATCTGCGTCCCAGCAGGCGACGCCACACCCGCCAAACCTGGCTGGAGCGGTGGCAGGAGGCCGGGTTCGACTGCCGGGCCACCCCCTGGTCCCCGTGGGGTTTGCGTTTTCCCCAGCCGGTCTCGCTGGAAGGGCATGCGCTCTTCGCGGAGGGGGCTTGCGAAGTCCAGGACGAAGGCAGTCAACTGATCGTGCCCCTGCTGAATCCCCAATCCGGTCAGCTCCTGGTCGATCTCTGCGCCGGAGCGGGGGGCAAAAGCCTGCAGATGGCCGATCTCCTCGACAACCGGGGCGAGGTGATCGCCTGCGATACCGCCCTCAACCGGTTGCAACGCCTGCCTCCCAGGGCCAGGAAATCGGGTCTTTCGATTATTCACCTCTTGCCTCTGCGCCACGAACGCGATAAAAAATTACTGAAACTTGCGCAAAAAGCGGATGGGGTATTGGTGGATGCCCCCTGCTCGGCCTCCGGCACCTGGCGACGCCATCCCGATCTCAAATGGCGGGCGGATCCGGGGGAGATGGCGGTGTTTCCCCTGCGCCAGGGAGCGCTTCTGGCGGCGGGGGCTCAGTTGGTCCGACCCGGAGGTCGTCTGGTCTACGCCACCTGCTCGGTGTTTGCAGAGGAAAACGAAAAGGTGGTATCCTCCTTTCTTGCCGATTATCCGGAATTTTCTCTGGTTTCCGTAACGAAGACACTGGCTGGCTTCGGGATTGTGTCGTTGCCGAATGGGGAACCCTTCCTTCGGATGGTTCCTCATGTTACCAATACGGATGGATTTTTTGCTGCACTTCTGATGCGTGCTTCAACAAGGAATCGCAATCGATGAACACCATCAAACGCGCTCTGGTCAGCGTTTCCGACAAGACCGGCCTGCCAAAATTCTGTCAGGGACTCGCCTCCCTGGATGTCAAGATCGTCTCGACCGGTGGTACTGCGGAGCTGTTGAAAAAACACGGCATTCCCGTCATGCAGATTTCGGAGCTGACCGGTTTTCCCGAAATGCTCGACGGACGGGTGAAGACGCTGCATCCCAAAGTACACGGGGGCATCCTGAGCGTGCGGGACAATCCCAAACATCAGGTTCACATGAAGATCCACGGCATTCGCCCCATCGATATGGTGGTGGTGAATCTCTATCCCTTCGAGAAGACCGTGGCCGATCCCCAGTGCGTATTGGAACTGGCCATCGAGAACATCGATATCGGCGGTCCCTCCATGTTGCGCTCCGCCGCCAAGAACTACCGCTTCGTCTCCGCCGTGACCGATCCGGAGGATTACGATCGTATTCTGGAAGAGATGCGGCTGAACTGCGGTGCCATGTC is part of the Magnetococcales bacterium genome and encodes:
- a CDS encoding RsmB/NOP family class I SAM-dependent RNA methyltransferase — encoded protein: MTRREHAIGLLQAFFRQPGPLDLSLAAYFRAHPELGVRDRRVVRTLCYAVVRHRCLLEEEGGVEPAGQLAALVGLQGGEPDGAPGEEEACLADLQRRASTLPTPWQRHSLPSWLWQRLAGDRDEAQAEALATFLNGTAPLDLRPSRRRHTRQTWLERWQEAGFDCRATPWSPWGLRFPQPVSLEGHALFAEGACEVQDEGSQLIVPLLNPQSGQLLVDLCAGAGGKSLQMADLLDNRGEVIACDTALNRLQRLPPRARKSGLSIIHLLPLRHERDKKLLKLAQKADGVLVDAPCSASGTWRRHPDLKWRADPGEMAVFPLRQGALLAAGAQLVRPGGRLVYATCSVFAEENEKVVSSFLADYPEFSLVSVTKTLAGFGIVSLPNGEPFLRMVPHVTNTDGFFAALLMRASTRNRNR